Part of the Longimicrobium sp. genome is shown below.
GTGGTGACGGTACGGGGAAGGTGCCGGCCGCGGCGCCGCCGCGCAAGCGCAGGTCGGAACGGTGCTCCGAAGCGCAAGAAGGGCGCCGCCAACGAAACAAACCGTACACGCGTTTGCTCCGCAAGCGTTTACGCGAAGAGGTCCTCCTGCACCCCCGGCGCGGCGGGGTAGATGACGGTGCCGTCACCGCGCACCACGGCGTGCTCGGAGAGCCGCGCCGGCGACGCCTGGCCCGGCCCGATGATGTCGGCCACGGGGATGCCGCGGGCCAGCAGCGCGTCGGTGATCAGGCGCCGGTGGCAGCGCCAGGGGACGGCCTCGGCGCACATGATCACCGCCGTCCGCTCGCGGGAGAGCGCGACCAGCCGGTCCAGCGCGTCGCGGAACGGCGGCGTGGCCATGTAGTCGGCGTACGCACGGAACGCATCGTTGCGCCACGCCGTGTTCGGCGACGCCGCGCCCGCCTCGGAGCTGCGCCGGCCGCCCAGCGCCTCGGCGTGCACGTAGCCGATCCCCGCCTCCTGCAGCGACGCAGCCAGTGCCGCGCTCCCGAACTGCGGGTGCCGGCGCGAGCCGGGAAAGCGCCGCACGTCGGCCAGCAGCTCCACCCCGTGCTCCCGCAGCAGGGCGATGAACTGCTCGATCGTGCGGGTGCTGTGCCCGATGGTGTAGATCGTCCGCGCCTCTTCCATCATCTCCATCCGTCCCGGCGAGCTCCCTCGCTCATCCACAACCGATCTCCCGGCCCACGGATCCTCCTCCGCATCCTCCGTGAGATCCCCATCTTCTTCCGGATCCATCCCGTGCGCCAGGCCGATTCCGTCCAGAGTTTGTCGATGGATGTGGCTCCATCTGCCGAATTCGCTTCGGCTTACCGGCCGTCTGCAACGGCGCGGTGCTTGCATTTCGCCGAGTTGCACCTTGTGGACCCGCGGGAAAGAGACATGCGAACGCTGTACGACAACGAAGGGCGGTCCTGGCGCGTCTGGCACGTGCGGCCGCAGAGCGGGGTCCTGAAGGGCGCCTCGCCCGAGCTGGCCAACGGCTGGCTCTGCTTCGAGAGCGATTCGGAAAAGCGCCGCCTGGCCGAGCCGCGCGTGGACTGGGAGTCGATCGCCGACGACGAGCTGCTGGCCCTGCTCGCCGAGGCCAGGTCGGTCGTCAAGGCCACTGCCTGACCGAACGAGCAGACGGGAGATGGAGATGGAGATGGAGATGGAGATGGAGATGGAGCGGCGTCCGGGAGATCCCGGGCGCCGCTTTCGCTTTGGGCCCCGGCCGCGTAATCTCGTCGCCGGACGATCCCCATCTCCCGGAGGCGAACGCGTGGCCGACATCGAAGAAGCGATCCGCATCGCGGTGGAGGCGCACCGCGGGCAGCGCGACCGCGGCGGCGCGCCCTATATCCTGCACCCGCTGCGGGTGATGTTCCGCGTGCAGACCGAGGCCGAGCGCATGGCCGCCGTGCTGCACGACGTGGTGGAGGACAGCTCGTGGACGCTGGACGACCTGCGCGCCCGCGGCTTCGCCGACGAGGTCGTGGCCGCCGTGGACGCGCTGTCGAAGCGCGAGGGCGAGGACTACGACGCGTTCGTGGACCGCGCGGCGGCGCACCCGGTGGCCCGGCGCGTGAAGATCGCCGATCTGG
Proteins encoded:
- a CDS encoding DUF488 domain-containing protein, encoding MEMMEEARTIYTIGHSTRTIEQFIALLREHGVELLADVRRFPGSRRHPQFGSAALAASLQEAGIGYVHAEALGGRRSSEAGAASPNTAWRNDAFRAYADYMATPPFRDALDRLVALSRERTAVIMCAEAVPWRCHRRLITDALLARGIPVADIIGPGQASPARLSEHAVVRGDGTVIYPAAPGVQEDLFA
- a CDS encoding HD domain-containing protein; this encodes MADIEEAIRIAVEAHRGQRDRGGAPYILHPLRVMFRVQTEAERMAAVLHDVVEDSSWTLDDLRARGFADEVVAAVDALSKREGEDYDAFVDRAAAHPVARRVKIADLEDNMDVRRTGTVGEGDADRLNRYLRAWRRLTADTGG